Proteins encoded by one window of Campylobacter concisus:
- the ftsZ gene encoding cell division protein FtsZ produces the protein MSSFTVEENKSIYGAKIKVVGVGGGGGNMVNHIIRVNPNLNIDLIVANTDAKALENSLAHTKIQLGEKTTKGLGAGMRPEIGKAAAEESYDEVKSALETSDIVFIGTGLGGGTGTGAAPVVAQAAKDIGALTVAVVTMPFMFEGKKRRKLADCGLEELRKESDSIVVIPNDKLLTLIDKNAGIKESFEMVDEVLARAVNGMSTIVLDSGKSDINLDFADVRTIMSHRGLALMGVGEASGEDAAQEAIKNAIQSPLLDNMTINGAFGILVHFRISPSCPLADINNAMSIIHEAADEDAEIIFGTTTDDKIEDNKVEVTIIATGFQSSQKETEKKDEVQTSNASDIIKKERILRLKKVSGGYDEDYMSQLDVPSFMRHQMD, from the coding sequence ATGAGTAGCTTCACAGTAGAAGAAAATAAAAGCATCTATGGTGCAAAGATAAAAGTCGTAGGTGTAGGTGGAGGTGGTGGCAATATGGTCAACCACATAATAAGAGTCAACCCAAATTTAAACATCGATCTTATTGTTGCCAATACAGATGCCAAGGCTCTTGAAAATTCTCTTGCACATACAAAAATACAGCTTGGAGAAAAGACGACAAAAGGCCTAGGTGCAGGCATGAGACCTGAAATAGGAAAAGCTGCTGCTGAAGAAAGCTACGATGAAGTAAAAAGTGCACTTGAGACATCAGATATAGTTTTCATTGGTACAGGACTTGGTGGTGGAACTGGTACAGGCGCAGCTCCAGTAGTTGCTCAAGCTGCAAAAGATATTGGTGCACTAACAGTTGCAGTTGTTACTATGCCTTTTATGTTTGAAGGAAAAAAACGTAGAAAGCTGGCTGATTGTGGACTTGAAGAACTTAGAAAAGAAAGCGATTCTATTGTTGTCATTCCAAACGATAAACTCTTAACACTAATTGATAAAAATGCTGGCATAAAAGAAAGCTTCGAAATGGTTGATGAAGTACTTGCAAGAGCCGTCAATGGTATGAGCACAATCGTGCTTGATTCAGGAAAAAGCGACATAAATCTAGACTTTGCGGATGTTAGAACGATTATGAGCCATAGAGGGCTAGCTTTAATGGGTGTTGGTGAAGCAAGCGGCGAAGATGCAGCGCAAGAAGCTATAAAAAATGCTATACAATCACCACTTCTTGATAACATGACAATAAATGGTGCATTTGGTATTTTAGTTCATTTTAGAATAAGCCCTAGTTGCCCACTAGCTGATATCAATAATGCGATGAGTATTATTCATGAGGCAGCGGATGAAGATGCTGAAATTATATTTGGTACAACAACTGATGACAAAATAGAAGACAATAAAGTTGAAGTTACAATAATAGCAACAGGTTTTCAAAGCTCACAAAAAGAAACTGAAAAAAAAGATGAAGTACAAACTTCTAATGCAAGCGATATCATAAAAAAAGAGCGTATATTAAGACTTAAAAAAGTTAGTGGTGGATACGACGAAGACTATATGTCACAGCTTGATGTGCCATCATTTATGCGCCATCAAATGGACTAA
- a CDS encoding metal-sulfur cluster assembly factor yields the protein MKEKIYNALSNIVDPEVGFDIVSLGLIYDASCDENGKAKVTMTLSTKSCPLHEMILGWVETAVLDIEGVKECEIDLVWEPEWNIQMASDFVKAQLGV from the coding sequence ATGAAAGAAAAAATTTATAACGCACTGTCAAATATCGTTGATCCAGAAGTTGGCTTTGATATCGTTTCGCTTGGACTTATATACGATGCGAGCTGCGATGAAAATGGCAAAGCAAAAGTTACTATGACGCTTTCAACCAAATCTTGCCCGCTACATGAAATGATACTTGGCTGGGTAGAAACTGCCGTGCTTGATATAGAAGGTGTCAAAGAGTGCGAGATCGATCTTGTCTGGGAGCCTGAGTGGAATATACAAATGGCAAGCGATTTTGTAAAAGCCCAACTTGGAGTTTAA
- the msrB gene encoding peptide-methionine (R)-S-oxide reductase MsrB, with amino-acid sequence MKKILKFILMTAVFFGLNLMAKDELIKEQTMAGQNLKEIYLAGGCFWGMQGYFKKIFGVVDTKVGYANGKSENTSYRELHESDHAETLYVKYDENRVALAEILAHFFRVIDPTSLNKQGNDVGRQYRSGIYYVSESDLPTIESFIKIEQKKFKDKIVVEVAPLKNFVLGEEYHQDYLDKNPFGYCHIDLGLADKPLYDEAKFKPLSKDELKKNLSSEQYAVTQEAATERPFSSEYDKFDQKGIYVDITSGKPLFSSADKFDAGCGWPSFTKPITTTALSYKEDNSFMMKRVEVKSQNSDAHLGHVFDDGPSDKGGLRYCINGASLKFIPLEDMARLGYEEFIPYVK; translated from the coding sequence ATGAAAAAGATCTTAAAATTTATCTTAATGACGGCAGTGTTTTTTGGTCTAAATTTGATGGCAAAAGATGAGCTTATAAAGGAGCAGACGATGGCAGGGCAAAATTTAAAAGAAATTTATTTAGCAGGCGGTTGCTTTTGGGGTATGCAGGGATATTTTAAAAAGATATTTGGCGTAGTGGATACAAAGGTAGGCTACGCAAATGGCAAGAGCGAAAATACTAGCTACCGCGAGCTTCATGAGAGCGATCATGCTGAGACACTTTATGTAAAATACGACGAAAATAGAGTCGCTTTGGCTGAAATTTTGGCTCATTTTTTTAGAGTGATCGACCCGACCTCTCTAAATAAACAAGGCAATGACGTCGGTAGGCAGTATAGAAGCGGAATTTACTATGTGAGCGAAAGTGATCTGCCAACAATAGAGAGCTTTATAAAGATAGAACAAAAGAAATTTAAAGATAAGATCGTGGTTGAGGTGGCGCCACTTAAAAATTTCGTCTTAGGTGAGGAGTATCATCAAGATTATCTTGATAAAAATCCTTTTGGATATTGTCACATTGACCTAGGTTTAGCCGATAAACCGCTTTACGATGAGGCGAAATTTAAGCCGCTTAGTAAAGATGAGCTAAAGAAAAATTTAAGTAGCGAGCAGTATGCTGTGACACAAGAAGCGGCGACTGAGAGGCCGTTCAGTAGCGAGTATGATAAATTTGATCAAAAGGGCATTTATGTAGATATTACAAGTGGAAAGCCACTCTTTTCAAGTGCGGATAAATTTGATGCAGGATGTGGCTGGCCAAGCTTTACAAAGCCTATCACGACAACAGCTCTTTCATATAAAGAAGACAACTCTTTTATGATGAAAAGGGTCGAAGTTAAGTCTCAAAATAGCGATGCGCACCTTGGGCATGTTTTTGACGATGGTCCAAGCGATAAGGGTGGGCTAAGATATTGCATAAACGGTGCGAGCCTTAAATTTATACCGCTTGAAGATATGGCTAGACTTGGATACGAGGAATTTATACCTTACGTAAAATAG
- a CDS encoding peptidase M50 → MLLNTYAPPFKLVGGYFIAGIFFLALSVPAFFYADFDAISSLNTAGFLHIFFVGFVMSIIIGALYQLTSVILEKPFFTAKGAISNLAIFCLSLLGMCYGMLFAEAKILQISGVLLFCSLAFFATTYALSFMDNEKKSFAAFALFVSAIFLVIGITLGFCLLMILSGTLMLDFEMTLKFHVYFVLGFVFLVILGAASVLLPMFALAHDLKFTLSKASLACYILGGILLAFNENLSVLSICVAALLFIAQALYILKKRVRKAYDYWNVNIVLSLVALLGAAIFIALGKLNLAAYFLIYGFLFAFIVAHLYKIAPFLIWYHYVAPFVGKVKVPLLDAMILKKIAYFGIAFNAISLLCYLLSTCFELEILVQAGMIFIAISIVLLSINIINIFRFTGFKG, encoded by the coding sequence ATGCTTTTAAATACTTACGCACCACCATTTAAGCTAGTTGGTGGATATTTTATTGCTGGAATTTTCTTTTTAGCATTAAGTGTGCCGGCATTCTTTTATGCAGATTTTGATGCGATTAGCTCGCTAAATACAGCTGGTTTTTTGCATATATTTTTTGTTGGTTTTGTTATGAGCATTATCATCGGAGCACTTTATCAGCTAACCTCAGTCATCTTAGAAAAGCCGTTTTTTACCGCAAAAGGTGCTATTTCAAATTTGGCTATTTTTTGTCTATCATTGCTGGGCATGTGCTACGGGATGCTATTTGCTGAGGCTAAAATTTTACAAATTAGTGGAGTTTTGCTTTTTTGCTCACTTGCCTTTTTTGCTACGACTTATGCACTAAGCTTTATGGATAATGAAAAAAAGAGCTTTGCGGCCTTTGCGCTTTTTGTTTCAGCTATCTTTTTGGTAATTGGAATAACGCTTGGTTTTTGCTTACTTATGATACTTAGCGGTACGCTGATGCTTGATTTTGAGATGACACTAAAATTTCACGTTTATTTTGTACTGGGATTCGTGTTTCTTGTGATACTTGGAGCTGCTAGCGTACTCTTACCTATGTTTGCATTGGCTCATGATCTAAAATTTACACTTAGTAAAGCCTCACTAGCATGCTATATTTTGGGTGGTATCTTACTAGCTTTTAATGAAAATTTGTCTGTTTTGTCAATATGTGTGGCAGCTTTACTTTTTATAGCTCAAGCACTTTATATTTTAAAAAAGCGCGTTAGAAAGGCGTATGATTACTGGAATGTAAATATCGTACTTTCGTTGGTAGCTTTACTTGGTGCTGCTATTTTTATAGCCTTAGGCAAATTAAATTTAGCTGCATATTTTTTAATATATGGCTTTTTGTTTGCTTTTATCGTAGCTCATCTTTACAAGATTGCACCATTTCTCATATGGTATCACTATGTAGCACCTTTTGTTGGAAAGGTAAAAGTGCCACTTCTTGATGCTATGATACTAAAAAAGATAGCTTATTTTGGTATAGCTTTTAATGCTATCTCGCTTCTTTGCTATCTTCTCTCAACTTGCTTTGAACTAGAAATTTTAGTGCAAGCAGGTATGATTTTTATAGCTATTAGTATAGTTTTGCTATCGATAAATATAATAAATATTTTTAGATTTACTGGTTTTAAAGGATAA
- a CDS encoding SDH family Clp fold serine proteinase, producing the protein MFSKKAQKASGEKEVEQNEKKGVAKPPVLFSDTQNLISTIEKRLNAPLITYYNSNAGSVCGNDASAMYEILKGKKIDTAYLFIKSDGGSGIAALRIITTLRNYCKNLIALIPANCASAATMMALGANEIVMGPLAYLTPVDTSLKHELSPTNKGNELVSVSMDELSRVVKLWKEQDKDRPNDTNPYNSLYEYIHPLVFGAVDRASSLSLKICTELLRYHIDDDKKIAEISERLNGDYPAHEYPILFREAHEIGLHVKKMDDDLNEMLQELTLLYSEMGQRAFTDYDENSYHDNNIANIIETNGKQIYYQIDKDWFYRPEERRWNVMNDESSWRKNELVNGKIKNTIYHLW; encoded by the coding sequence ATGTTTTCTAAAAAGGCTCAAAAAGCAAGCGGGGAAAAGGAAGTAGAGCAAAACGAGAAAAAGGGCGTGGCAAAACCGCCAGTGCTCTTTAGCGATACTCAAAATTTGATAAGTACGATCGAAAAAAGGCTAAATGCCCCTTTGATAACCTACTACAACTCAAACGCTGGTAGCGTTTGTGGCAACGATGCAAGTGCCATGTATGAAATTTTAAAGGGCAAAAAGATAGATACTGCTTATCTTTTTATAAAAAGTGATGGCGGAAGTGGTATTGCCGCTCTTAGGATCATCACTACACTTAGAAATTACTGCAAAAATTTAATAGCCCTAATACCTGCAAACTGTGCCTCGGCTGCTACTATGATGGCACTTGGCGCAAATGAGATCGTCATGGGGCCACTTGCCTATCTAACGCCTGTTGATACTTCACTAAAACACGAGCTTAGCCCGACAAACAAAGGTAATGAGCTTGTGAGCGTTTCGATGGACGAACTTAGTCGTGTGGTCAAACTTTGGAAAGAGCAAGATAAAGATAGGCCAAACGACACAAACCCTTATAATTCGCTTTATGAATATATTCATCCGCTAGTCTTTGGTGCGGTTGACCGTGCTAGCTCGCTATCGCTTAAGATTTGCACCGAGCTTCTTAGGTATCACATCGATGATGATAAAAAGATCGCAGAAATTTCTGAAAGGCTAAATGGCGACTATCCAGCTCATGAATATCCGATCCTCTTTAGAGAGGCGCACGAGATCGGCCTTCATGTAAAAAAGATGGATGATGATCTAAATGAAATGCTTCAAGAGTTAACGCTACTTTACTCTGAGATGGGTCAGCGAGCTTTTACTGACTATGACGAAAATAGCTATCACGATAACAATATCGCAAACATCATTGAAACAAATGGCAAGCAAATTTATTATCAGATAGACAAAGACTGGTTTTACCGCCCTGAAGAGCGTCGCTGGAATGTGATGAATGACGAGAGCTCTTGGCGTAAAAACGAGCTAGTAAATGGCAAAATAAAAAACACCATCTATCACTTGTGGTAA
- a CDS encoding class II aldolase and adducin N-terminal domain-containing protein: MELEHSINEIKTISLSMFRKNFFGVFHGSISARVEKNQFIINKQNAIFDNLKDDDLTLLSSKKDYRWNEASLDADIHLNIYKNINEARFVCYAMPPYATAYAMKHEKIVPKDYFGYMRFDKISVYDPKQYDDWYERAETEIYRYMLEKNTNIIIVKGYGIYAYSRSPQLLAKEIALLENSCKLLHLTSGYSDYSI, from the coding sequence ATGGAGCTAGAACACTCAATAAATGAGATAAAAACAATATCACTTTCTATGTTTAGAAAGAATTTTTTTGGCGTCTTTCACGGCTCGATTTCGGCAAGAGTCGAAAAAAATCAATTTATAATCAATAAACAAAATGCCATTTTTGATAATTTAAAAGATGATGACTTGACGCTTCTTTCATCAAAAAAAGACTATCGCTGGAATGAAGCTAGTCTTGATGCTGATATACACTTAAATATTTATAAAAATATAAATGAGGCGAGATTTGTTTGCTACGCGATGCCACCATACGCAACTGCCTACGCAATGAAACATGAAAAAATAGTACCGAAAGATTATTTTGGGTATATGAGATTTGATAAAATTTCTGTTTATGATCCAAAACAATATGATGACTGGTATGAACGTGCAGAAACTGAAATTTATAGATATATGCTAGAAAAAAATACAAATATTATTATCGTTAAAGGATATGGCATTTACGCATACAGTAGAAGCCCTCAGCTTCTTGCAAAAGAGATAGCTTTGCTAGAAAATAGTTGCAAATTGCTTCATTTAACTAGTGGTTATAGCGATTATAGTATTTAA
- the purH gene encoding bifunctional phosphoribosylaminoimidazolecarboxamide formyltransferase/IMP cyclohydrolase — MRALLSVSDKEGIVEFAKGLEELGWQILSTGGTYKLLKAEGVKATEVSEFTASPEMFEGRVKTLHPKIHGGILHKRDDATHMAQAKEHGIEGIDLVCVNLYPFKETTIRTDDFAEIIENIDIGGPAMVRSAAKNFKDVLIVTNVLDYDEILKRLREKSDDFEFRRSLMIKAFEHTAAYDSMIANYMNDRFNGGFGDARFIVGSKVFDTRYGENPHQKGALYEFDYFFTNNFRALKGEASFNNMTDINGALMLATSFDDAPAVAIIKHANPCGFAVKDTLLESYEAALKCDPISAYGGVVAINGTLDEKLAKKINEIYVEVIIAANVDDAALKVFESKKRIKIFTQDNKFLVRSNDKFDFKHVDGGFVFQERDYVKDEELENMKQMSKKFATGSELKDAQIAWKVAALTKSNCVVYVKDGAMVAIGMGMTSRVDAARAAVAKAKELKIDLSGCVLASEAFFPFRDSIDIASKVGVKCVIEPGGSIRDDEVIEAANEHGMSLYFTGVRHFLH; from the coding sequence ATGAGAGCATTGCTTAGCGTTAGCGATAAAGAGGGCATTGTAGAGTTTGCAAAGGGGCTAGAAGAGCTTGGCTGGCAGATACTTTCAACTGGTGGCACCTATAAACTTTTAAAGGCTGAGGGCGTCAAAGCCACTGAGGTTAGCGAATTTACGGCTTCACCTGAGATGTTTGAGGGCAGGGTAAAGACGCTTCATCCAAAGATACATGGTGGCATTTTGCATAAGCGCGACGACGCTACACACATGGCTCAGGCAAAAGAGCATGGTATCGAGGGCATAGACCTAGTTTGCGTAAATTTATATCCATTTAAAGAGACTACCATCAGAACTGATGACTTTGCTGAGATCATCGAAAATATTGATATCGGTGGCCCAGCCATGGTAAGAAGTGCTGCTAAAAATTTTAAAGACGTGCTTATAGTTACAAACGTGCTTGACTACGATGAAATTTTAAAGCGTCTAAGAGAAAAAAGCGATGATTTTGAGTTTAGAAGATCGCTAATGATAAAGGCATTCGAGCACACAGCGGCATATGATAGCATGATCGCAAACTATATGAATGATAGATTTAATGGCGGTTTTGGTGATGCTAGATTTATCGTTGGAAGCAAGGTTTTTGACACGAGATACGGAGAAAATCCACACCAAAAAGGCGCACTTTATGAGTTTGATTATTTCTTCACAAACAACTTTAGAGCCCTAAAAGGCGAGGCAAGTTTCAATAATATGACCGATATAAACGGCGCATTAATGCTTGCAACTAGCTTTGATGACGCACCAGCTGTGGCTATCATCAAGCACGCTAACCCTTGCGGTTTTGCGGTAAAAGATACATTGCTTGAGAGCTACGAGGCTGCGCTTAAGTGCGATCCGATCTCAGCATATGGCGGCGTGGTCGCTATAAATGGTACACTTGATGAAAAGCTAGCTAAAAAGATAAATGAAATTTACGTTGAGGTAATAATTGCTGCAAATGTCGATGATGCCGCGCTTAAGGTGTTTGAGAGCAAAAAACGCATCAAAATTTTCACTCAAGACAATAAATTTTTAGTTCGCTCAAATGATAAATTTGACTTTAAGCACGTTGATGGTGGATTTGTGTTTCAAGAAAGAGACTATGTAAAAGACGAAGAGCTTGAAAATATGAAGCAAATGAGTAAGAAATTTGCAACTGGTAGCGAACTAAAAGATGCTCAGATCGCGTGGAAAGTGGCTGCGCTAACGAAGAGCAACTGCGTAGTTTATGTAAAAGATGGCGCAATGGTGGCTATTGGTATGGGTATGACAAGCCGCGTTGATGCTGCTCGTGCGGCCGTGGCAAAGGCAAAAGAGCTAAAGATCGATCTAAGTGGCTGCGTACTAGCTAGTGAGGCATTCTTCCCATTTAGAGATAGTATTGATATCGCTAGTAAGGTCGGCGTAAAATGTGTCATCGAGCCAGGTGGCAGCATCAGAGATGATGAGGTGATAGAGGCTGCCAATGAGCATGGCATGTCGCTATACTTTACTGGCGTTAGACACTTTTTACACTAA
- a CDS encoding TerB family tellurite resistance protein, with protein sequence MSGVLFLLILGGAIFLFMNVQIGSNRKKQADVDEAKFLVSLLAKVAKSDGRVSELEARLITQVLDDLSQKVSGVSGVREYLKEVYKSQKENVDNAYETARNYKSAFNLNYDICVARLTFFLNLAYIDGEFNASEQAVIRNIAYGFGIDKDTLDEIIFKFDSFYGSRFEANPDEMVQEKDAFEVLGLSKNASLEEVKARYKELVRQYHPDILMGRGESKEVIERSTKKLQEINEAYGRLKEKFGV encoded by the coding sequence ATGTCTGGAGTCCTGTTTTTACTGATATTAGGCGGTGCGATATTTCTCTTTATGAATGTCCAAATAGGTAGTAACCGCAAGAAACAAGCAGATGTAGATGAGGCTAAATTTCTAGTCTCACTGCTTGCAAAAGTAGCTAAAAGTGACGGCAGAGTTAGCGAGCTAGAGGCTAGGCTGATCACTCAAGTGCTAGATGATCTAAGCCAGAAAGTTAGCGGCGTTAGCGGCGTGCGTGAGTATCTAAAAGAGGTTTATAAGAGCCAAAAAGAAAATGTAGATAACGCCTATGAAACCGCTAGAAACTACAAGAGTGCGTTTAATCTAAACTACGATATATGTGTCGCCAGACTCACATTTTTTCTAAATTTGGCTTATATTGATGGCGAGTTTAATGCAAGCGAGCAAGCTGTCATTAGAAATATCGCTTATGGATTTGGCATTGACAAAGATACGCTTGATGAGATTATCTTTAAATTTGATAGCTTTTATGGCTCAAGATTTGAGGCAAATCCCGATGAAATGGTCCAAGAAAAAGATGCTTTTGAGGTTTTAGGACTTAGCAAAAATGCAAGTCTTGAAGAGGTAAAAGCTCGTTACAAAGAGCTTGTAAGGCAGTATCATCCTGATATCTTAATGGGTAGGGGCGAGAGTAAAGAGGTGATCGAGCGCTCAACTAAAAAGCTTCAGGAGATAAACGAGGCTTATGGGCGATTAAAAGAGAAATTTGGAGTTTAG
- the ftsA gene encoding cell division protein FtsA: MSTKILGIDIGSFQICAVIAQHDENGIKIIGIGTEKTQGIRKGVITNIEQAAKSIKNALIEAQRVAGTRYEKVIVSISGAYTKSVDSSGVVNIPNHEIGIKEIERAMQMADHTADIPHEYEKLHVLPYNFKVDGQEHIEDPIGMNGSRLEVQTHIVTVQKSSISNLRKAVNLAGVQLDNIVLSGYASAIATLTKDEKELGAALVDMGGATCNLVVHSGNSIRYNEFLPVGSANITNDLSMALHTPLPKAEEIKLGYGALINKSVDLIELPILGDETKSHEVSLDIISNVIYARAEETLMVLAKMLEDSGYKDSIGAGIILTGGMTKLEGIRDLASAIFDKMPVRIAKPKEMDGLFEILRDPANSCAIGLCLYGAGNFSPYEIDSEKKMRYQGEIASKPKVNFRNVFVEEENVQNFGQEVQDPNEKEDSFSDKDFELEIANKSKNKEELANIADISKQEKKPNAFAKFWYSITQLF; the protein is encoded by the coding sequence TTGAGTACAAAAATTTTAGGTATAGATATCGGCTCTTTCCAGATTTGTGCAGTAATAGCACAACATGATGAAAATGGTATTAAGATAATTGGAATTGGAACTGAAAAAACGCAGGGAATAAGAAAAGGTGTTATAACTAATATTGAACAAGCTGCAAAGTCGATAAAAAATGCATTGATAGAAGCACAAAGAGTTGCAGGAACACGCTATGAAAAAGTCATAGTTTCTATTTCTGGTGCGTATACAAAAAGCGTTGATAGTAGCGGTGTAGTAAATATACCAAATCATGAAATAGGTATAAAAGAGATTGAGCGTGCTATGCAAATGGCCGATCATACGGCTGACATACCTCATGAATATGAAAAACTACATGTTCTTCCTTATAATTTTAAAGTAGATGGGCAAGAACATATTGAAGATCCAATAGGTATGAACGGTAGTAGGCTAGAAGTTCAAACACATATTGTTACAGTACAAAAGTCATCTATTAGCAACCTAAGAAAAGCCGTAAATTTAGCAGGTGTTCAACTAGATAATATAGTGCTTTCAGGATATGCTTCTGCGATAGCAACATTAACAAAAGATGAGAAAGAACTTGGTGCCGCACTTGTTGATATGGGTGGTGCGACTTGTAATCTTGTGGTACATTCTGGAAATTCTATAAGATACAATGAATTTTTACCTGTTGGCTCAGCAAACATTACAAATGATCTTTCTATGGCTCTGCATACACCTCTTCCAAAGGCAGAAGAGATAAAATTAGGTTATGGCGCTTTAATAAATAAGTCAGTTGATTTAATAGAGCTCCCGATCCTTGGAGATGAAACAAAAAGCCACGAAGTTTCACTAGACATAATATCAAATGTTATATATGCCAGAGCAGAAGAAACCCTTATGGTACTTGCTAAGATGCTAGAAGATAGCGGCTATAAAGATAGCATTGGTGCTGGAATAATACTTACTGGCGGCATGACTAAGCTAGAAGGTATTAGGGATCTTGCATCTGCGATATTTGATAAAATGCCAGTTCGTATAGCAAAACCAAAAGAAATGGATGGATTATTTGAAATTTTAAGAGACCCAGCAAATTCTTGTGCTATAGGGCTTTGTTTGTATGGTGCTGGCAACTTTAGCCCATACGAGATTGATTCTGAGAAAAAAATGAGATACCAAGGGGAAATAGCCTCTAAACCGAAAGTAAATTTTAGAAATGTTTTTGTAGAAGAAGAAAATGTACAAAATTTTGGACAAGAGGTGCAGGATCCAAATGAAAAAGAGGATAGTTTTTCTGATAAAGATTTTGAATTAGAGATAGCAAATAAATCAAAAAACAAAGAAGAGCTTGCCAATATTGCAGATATTAGCAAACAAGAAAAAAAGCCAAATGCTTTTGCAAAATTTTGGTATAGTATTACACAATTATTTTAA
- a CDS encoding peptidylprolyl isomerase yields MLSWMQKHKKYLVVTIWVSTIAFVGAGFVGWGAYDLNSNRATSIAKVGHRNISIQELQQKYDSLYQYYNNLFDGKLTQEKANELGLQNAALQATIQENLLLNFADDIGLSVSKDDILKYIIADPTFQKDGAFDKNLYYDILRRARINPTDFEENLKLTILLDKLRTILNLPASKEDIAMMEASFFMQDKLAIQIINANQSDIKIDEKELKNLWETNKNNYMTKTIYGLETYFIESNKNDVNQTTLSDYYNENKERYKGSDDKIKSFDEVKTEVIKDYNIEKSKTDALKKYTSIKKAELATNEFVSINEDNATFSLDEIKGAKVGEVIKPFTYKDGYLIVRVKSITPPQPMSFEQARAMVLEIYKDKKKKENLITIAKESLQNFKGTDIGFISRDINGSILGLNESETRAFVSQLFETNNKKDYVILKDKAVIYDILEQRLLVDNIDNNYKQITQQNVTMLKNNELIKDLTNKLKKYYEVKEYIKR; encoded by the coding sequence ATGTTGTCTTGGATGCAAAAACATAAAAAATACCTAGTTGTTACCATTTGGGTAAGTACAATAGCCTTTGTTGGAGCAGGCTTTGTAGGCTGGGGAGCATATGATTTAAATAGCAATCGAGCCACTTCGATAGCAAAAGTAGGACACAGAAATATAAGCATTCAAGAACTGCAACAAAAATACGATAGTTTATATCAATACTACAATAATCTTTTTGATGGCAAATTAACTCAAGAAAAGGCTAATGAGTTAGGATTACAAAATGCTGCACTTCAGGCTACAATTCAAGAGAATTTACTATTAAATTTTGCAGACGATATAGGTCTTAGTGTTAGTAAAGATGATATTTTAAAATATATAATCGCTGATCCAACATTTCAAAAAGATGGTGCTTTTGATAAAAATTTATACTACGATATTTTAAGAAGGGCCAGAATAAATCCAACCGATTTTGAAGAAAATTTAAAACTAACAATACTACTTGATAAACTTAGAACTATTTTAAATTTACCAGCCAGCAAAGAAGACATTGCAATGATGGAAGCAAGCTTTTTTATGCAAGACAAATTAGCAATACAGATAATAAATGCTAATCAAAGTGATATAAAAATAGATGAAAAAGAGCTAAAGAATCTTTGGGAAACAAATAAAAACAACTATATGACAAAGACTATATATGGTCTAGAAACATACTTTATAGAGTCAAATAAAAATGATGTAAATCAAACTACTTTGAGTGACTACTATAACGAAAATAAGGAGAGATACAAAGGCTCTGATGATAAAATCAAATCATTTGACGAAGTAAAGACTGAAGTTATCAAAGACTACAATATCGAAAAAAGCAAGACTGATGCTTTAAAAAAATATACCTCTATCAAAAAAGCTGAGCTTGCAACAAATGAATTTGTTAGTATAAATGAAGATAATGCAACATTCTCACTTGATGAAATAAAAGGGGCAAAAGTTGGTGAGGTTATAAAACCATTTACATACAAAGATGGATATTTGATAGTTAGGGTAAAAAGCATAACTCCTCCACAACCTATGAGTTTTGAACAAGCAAGAGCAATGGTACTTGAAATTTACAAAGATAAAAAGAAAAAAGAAAACTTAATAACCATAGCAAAAGAGTCTTTACAAAATTTCAAAGGAACTGATATAGGCTTTATCAGTAGAGATATAAATGGCTCTATCTTAGGACTAAATGAAAGTGAAACTAGAGCTTTTGTTTCTCAACTTTTTGAAACTAACAACAAAAAAGATTATGTTATATTAAAAGACAAGGCCGTTATATACGACATTTTGGAACAAAGGTTGCTTGTAGATAATATAGATAATAACTATAAGCAAATAACACAGCAGAACGTTACAATGCTTAAAAATAATGAGCTAATAAAAGATTTAACAAACAAACTTAAAAAATACTATGAAGTTAAAGAATATATCAAAAGGTAA